A single Anopheles arabiensis isolate DONGOLA chromosome X, AaraD3, whole genome shotgun sequence DNA region contains:
- the LOC120905467 gene encoding B-cell CLL/lymphoma 7 protein family member A, with protein MVGVVVKEKGSSGSSSTGSTMSRSVRAETRASKKDDVKKLMLSMDRVRHWEKKWVTIGETSMKIYKWVPISTNDKKKPAAGGGAGTGAAAIGGPPGSTGGSTATAPGTGKTGESNGAPGGGGAPGAGGQVNGGGGANGNSNSNSSENKENNRKQLPQPPPAGTDSNSNSNFGLAEDSNTCFSIVSDSQGATDFVSNMFSEDSNSQGSDSAQPKRVKTE; from the exons ATGGTGGGCGTGGTGGTGAAGGAGAagggcagcagcggcagcagcagcaccggctcGACCATGTCGCGCAGCGTGCGGGCGGAGACGCGCGCGAGCAAGAAGGATGACGTGAAGAAGCTGATGCTGTCGATGGACCGCGTCCGGCACTGGGAGAAGAAGTGGGTCACGATCGGGGAGACGTCGATGAAGATCTACAAATGGGTGCCGATCTCGACCAACGACAAGAAGAAGCCGGCGGCCGGTGGTGGAGCTGGCACCGGGGCTGCCGCGATTGGTGGGCCGCCCGGGTCGACCGGCGGCTCGACGGCGACGGCACCCGGCACCGGCAAAACGGGCGAATCGAACGGAGCgcccggtggcggcggtgcaCCGGGAGCCGGCGGGCAGGTgaacggtggcggcggcgcgaacggtaacagcaacagcaacagcagcgaaaacaaggaaaacaacCGGAAGCAGCTGCCCCAGCCGCCGCCGGCCGGTACggactccaactccaactccaacttCGGGCTGGCGGAAGACTCCAACACCT GCTTTTCCATCGTGAGCGATTCCCAGGGCGCCACCGACTTCGTGTCGAACATGTTTTCGGAAGATTCCAACTCGCAGGGCAGCGACAGTGCGCAACCGAAGCGAGTCAAGACGGAGTAG
- the LOC120905465 gene encoding thioredoxin reductase 1, mitochondrial isoform X4 — protein MAPLNQENYEYDLVVIGGGSGGLACAKQAVQLGAKVAVLDFVKPSPRGTKWGLGGTCVNVGCIPKKLMHQASLLGEAIHDSQPYGWQLPDPAAIRHDWATLTESVQNHIKSVNWVTRVDLRDQKVEYVNGLGYFKDDHTVVAVMKNQTERELRAKHVVIAVGGRPRYPDIPGAAEYGITSDDIFSLPQAPGRTLLVGAGYIGLECAGFLKGLGYDVSVMVRSILLRGFDQQMATMVGDSMVEKGIRFHHRSRPLAVEKQPDGRLLVRYETVDEAGTATNGEDVFDTVLFAIGRQAETGTLKLANAGVVTAEGGKSDKLEVDETDHRTNVPHIYAVGDVLYRKPELTPVAIHAGRIIARRLFGGSEERMDYADVATTVFTPLEYGCVGLSEEAAEAAHGKDGIEVYHAYYKPTEFFVPQRSVRYCYLKAVALREGNQRVLGLHFLGPAAGEVIQGFAAALKCGLTMQVLRNTVGIHPTVAEEFTRLAITKSSGLDPTPATCCS, from the exons ATGGCGCCATTGAATC AGGAAAACTATGAGTACGATCTGGTGGTGATCGGAGGCGGTTCGGGCGGTCTCGCCTGCGCCAAGCAGGCGGTGCAGCTCGGCGCGAAGGTGGCGGTGCTGGACTTCGTGAAGCCATCGCCGCGCGGCACCAAGTGGGGCCTGGGCGGTACCTGCGTGAACGTGGGCTGCATCCCGAAGAAGCTGATGCACCAGGCGTCCCTGCTCGGCGAGGCGATACACGACTCGCAGCCGTACGGCTGGCAGCTGCCCGACCCGGCCGCGATCCGGCACGACTGGGCGACGCTGACCGAGTCGGTGCAAAACCACATCAAGTCGGTCAACTGGGTGACGCGGGTGGACCTGCGCGACCAGAAGGTGGAGTACGTGAACGGGCTCGGCTACTTCAAGGACGACCACACGGTGGTGGCTGTGATGAAGAACCAAACCGAGCGCGAGCTGCGCGCCAAGCACGTGGTGATTGCGGTCGGCGGTCGGCCCCGCTACCCGGACATTCCCGGCGCGGCCGAGTACGGCATCACGAGCGACGACATCTTCAGCCTGCCGCAGGCGCCCGGCCGCACCCTCCTGGTCGGCGCCGGCTACATCGGGCTCGAGTGTGCCGGCTTCCTCAAGGGGCTCGGGTACGACGTGAGCGTGATGGTGCGGTCGATCCTGCTGCGCGGCTTCGACCAGCAGATGGCCACCATGGTGGGCGATTCGATGGTGGAGAAGGGCATCCGGTTCCATCACCGGTCGCGCCCGCTCGCGGTCGAGAAGCAGCCGGACGGCCGGCTGCTGGTGCGGTACGAGACAGTGGACGAGGCCGGCACCGCCACCAACGGCGAGGACGTGTTCGACACGGTGCTGTTCGCGATCGGGCGCCAGGCCGAGACGGGCACGCTCAAGCTGGCGAACGCGGGCGTCGTCACGGCCGAGGGCGGCAAGTCGGACAAGCTCGAGGTGGACGAGACGGACCACCGGACGAACGTGCCGCACATCTACGCGGTCGGCGACGTGCTGTACCGGAAGCCGGAGCTGACGCCGGTCGCTATCCATGCCGGGCGCATCATCGCCCGCCGCCTGTTCGGCGGCTCGGAGGAGCGCATGGACTACGCGGACGTGGCGACCACCGTCTTCACGCCGCTCGAGTACGGGTGCGTCGGGCTGAGCGAGGAGGCGGCCGAGGCCGCCCACGGCAAGGACGGCATCGAGGTGTACCACGCCTACTACAAGCCGACCGAGTTCTTCGTGCCGCAGCGCTCGGTGCGCTACTGCTACCTGAAGGCGGTGGCGCTGCGCGAGGGCAACCAGCGCGTGCTCGGGCTGCACTTCCTCGGGCCGGCGGCCGGCGAGGTCATCCAGGGCTTTGCCGCCGCGCTCAAGTGCGGCCTGACCATGCAGGTGCTGCGCAACACGGTCGGCATCCATCCGACGGTCGCGGAGGAGTTCACCCGGCTCGCCATCACCAAGAGCTCCGGGCTGGACCCGACGCCGGCGACCTGCTGCAGCTAG
- the LOC120905465 gene encoding thioredoxin reductase 1, mitochondrial isoform X2 encodes MATAVLARPARSLINVVQCVRLIRTQATVMFAKENYEYDLVVIGGGSGGLACAKQAVQLGAKVAVLDFVKPSPRGTKWGLGGTCVNVGCIPKKLMHQASLLGEAIHDSQPYGWQLPDPAAIRHDWATLTESVQNHIKSVNWVTRVDLRDQKVEYVNGLGYFKDDHTVVAVMKNQTERELRAKHVVIAVGGRPRYPDIPGAAEYGITSDDIFSLPQAPGRTLLVGAGYIGLECAGFLKGLGYDVSVMVRSILLRGFDQQMATMVGDSMVEKGIRFHHRSRPLAVEKQPDGRLLVRYETVDEAGTATNGEDVFDTVLFAIGRQAETGTLKLANAGVVTAEGGKSDKLEVDETDHRTNVPHIYAVGDVLYRKPELTPVAIHAGRIIARRLFGGSEERMDYADVATTVFTPLEYGCVGLSEEAAEAAHGKDGIEVYHAYYKPTEFFVPQRSVRYCYLKAVALREGNQRVLGLHFLGPAAGEVIQGFAAALKCGLTMQVLRNTVGIHPTVAEEFTRLAITKSSGLDPTPATCCS; translated from the exons ATGGCGACGGCCGTGCTTGCGAGACCCGCGCGGAGCCTTATAAATGTTGTACAGTGTGTGCGGTTGATACGAACCCAGGCCACCGTCATGTTCGCAA AGGAAAACTATGAGTACGATCTGGTGGTGATCGGAGGCGGTTCGGGCGGTCTCGCCTGCGCCAAGCAGGCGGTGCAGCTCGGCGCGAAGGTGGCGGTGCTGGACTTCGTGAAGCCATCGCCGCGCGGCACCAAGTGGGGCCTGGGCGGTACCTGCGTGAACGTGGGCTGCATCCCGAAGAAGCTGATGCACCAGGCGTCCCTGCTCGGCGAGGCGATACACGACTCGCAGCCGTACGGCTGGCAGCTGCCCGACCCGGCCGCGATCCGGCACGACTGGGCGACGCTGACCGAGTCGGTGCAAAACCACATCAAGTCGGTCAACTGGGTGACGCGGGTGGACCTGCGCGACCAGAAGGTGGAGTACGTGAACGGGCTCGGCTACTTCAAGGACGACCACACGGTGGTGGCTGTGATGAAGAACCAAACCGAGCGCGAGCTGCGCGCCAAGCACGTGGTGATTGCGGTCGGCGGTCGGCCCCGCTACCCGGACATTCCCGGCGCGGCCGAGTACGGCATCACGAGCGACGACATCTTCAGCCTGCCGCAGGCGCCCGGCCGCACCCTCCTGGTCGGCGCCGGCTACATCGGGCTCGAGTGTGCCGGCTTCCTCAAGGGGCTCGGGTACGACGTGAGCGTGATGGTGCGGTCGATCCTGCTGCGCGGCTTCGACCAGCAGATGGCCACCATGGTGGGCGATTCGATGGTGGAGAAGGGCATCCGGTTCCATCACCGGTCGCGCCCGCTCGCGGTCGAGAAGCAGCCGGACGGCCGGCTGCTGGTGCGGTACGAGACAGTGGACGAGGCCGGCACCGCCACCAACGGCGAGGACGTGTTCGACACGGTGCTGTTCGCGATCGGGCGCCAGGCCGAGACGGGCACGCTCAAGCTGGCGAACGCGGGCGTCGTCACGGCCGAGGGCGGCAAGTCGGACAAGCTCGAGGTGGACGAGACGGACCACCGGACGAACGTGCCGCACATCTACGCGGTCGGCGACGTGCTGTACCGGAAGCCGGAGCTGACGCCGGTCGCTATCCATGCCGGGCGCATCATCGCCCGCCGCCTGTTCGGCGGCTCGGAGGAGCGCATGGACTACGCGGACGTGGCGACCACCGTCTTCACGCCGCTCGAGTACGGGTGCGTCGGGCTGAGCGAGGAGGCGGCCGAGGCCGCCCACGGCAAGGACGGCATCGAGGTGTACCACGCCTACTACAAGCCGACCGAGTTCTTCGTGCCGCAGCGCTCGGTGCGCTACTGCTACCTGAAGGCGGTGGCGCTGCGCGAGGGCAACCAGCGCGTGCTCGGGCTGCACTTCCTCGGGCCGGCGGCCGGCGAGGTCATCCAGGGCTTTGCCGCCGCGCTCAAGTGCGGCCTGACCATGCAGGTGCTGCGCAACACGGTCGGCATCCATCCGACGGTCGCGGAGGAGTTCACCCGGCTCGCCATCACCAAGAGCTCCGGGCTGGACCCGACGCCGGCGACCTGCTGCAGCTAG
- the LOC120905465 gene encoding thioredoxin reductase 1, mitochondrial isoform X3 yields the protein MAAAAAAEQENYEYDLVVIGGGSGGLACAKQAVQLGAKVAVLDFVKPSPRGTKWGLGGTCVNVGCIPKKLMHQASLLGEAIHDSQPYGWQLPDPAAIRHDWATLTESVQNHIKSVNWVTRVDLRDQKVEYVNGLGYFKDDHTVVAVMKNQTERELRAKHVVIAVGGRPRYPDIPGAAEYGITSDDIFSLPQAPGRTLLVGAGYIGLECAGFLKGLGYDVSVMVRSILLRGFDQQMATMVGDSMVEKGIRFHHRSRPLAVEKQPDGRLLVRYETVDEAGTATNGEDVFDTVLFAIGRQAETGTLKLANAGVVTAEGGKSDKLEVDETDHRTNVPHIYAVGDVLYRKPELTPVAIHAGRIIARRLFGGSEERMDYADVATTVFTPLEYGCVGLSEEAAEAAHGKDGIEVYHAYYKPTEFFVPQRSVRYCYLKAVALREGNQRVLGLHFLGPAAGEVIQGFAAALKCGLTMQVLRNTVGIHPTVAEEFTRLAITKSSGLDPTPATCCS from the exons atggcggcggcagcggcagcggagC AGGAAAACTATGAGTACGATCTGGTGGTGATCGGAGGCGGTTCGGGCGGTCTCGCCTGCGCCAAGCAGGCGGTGCAGCTCGGCGCGAAGGTGGCGGTGCTGGACTTCGTGAAGCCATCGCCGCGCGGCACCAAGTGGGGCCTGGGCGGTACCTGCGTGAACGTGGGCTGCATCCCGAAGAAGCTGATGCACCAGGCGTCCCTGCTCGGCGAGGCGATACACGACTCGCAGCCGTACGGCTGGCAGCTGCCCGACCCGGCCGCGATCCGGCACGACTGGGCGACGCTGACCGAGTCGGTGCAAAACCACATCAAGTCGGTCAACTGGGTGACGCGGGTGGACCTGCGCGACCAGAAGGTGGAGTACGTGAACGGGCTCGGCTACTTCAAGGACGACCACACGGTGGTGGCTGTGATGAAGAACCAAACCGAGCGCGAGCTGCGCGCCAAGCACGTGGTGATTGCGGTCGGCGGTCGGCCCCGCTACCCGGACATTCCCGGCGCGGCCGAGTACGGCATCACGAGCGACGACATCTTCAGCCTGCCGCAGGCGCCCGGCCGCACCCTCCTGGTCGGCGCCGGCTACATCGGGCTCGAGTGTGCCGGCTTCCTCAAGGGGCTCGGGTACGACGTGAGCGTGATGGTGCGGTCGATCCTGCTGCGCGGCTTCGACCAGCAGATGGCCACCATGGTGGGCGATTCGATGGTGGAGAAGGGCATCCGGTTCCATCACCGGTCGCGCCCGCTCGCGGTCGAGAAGCAGCCGGACGGCCGGCTGCTGGTGCGGTACGAGACAGTGGACGAGGCCGGCACCGCCACCAACGGCGAGGACGTGTTCGACACGGTGCTGTTCGCGATCGGGCGCCAGGCCGAGACGGGCACGCTCAAGCTGGCGAACGCGGGCGTCGTCACGGCCGAGGGCGGCAAGTCGGACAAGCTCGAGGTGGACGAGACGGACCACCGGACGAACGTGCCGCACATCTACGCGGTCGGCGACGTGCTGTACCGGAAGCCGGAGCTGACGCCGGTCGCTATCCATGCCGGGCGCATCATCGCCCGCCGCCTGTTCGGCGGCTCGGAGGAGCGCATGGACTACGCGGACGTGGCGACCACCGTCTTCACGCCGCTCGAGTACGGGTGCGTCGGGCTGAGCGAGGAGGCGGCCGAGGCCGCCCACGGCAAGGACGGCATCGAGGTGTACCACGCCTACTACAAGCCGACCGAGTTCTTCGTGCCGCAGCGCTCGGTGCGCTACTGCTACCTGAAGGCGGTGGCGCTGCGCGAGGGCAACCAGCGCGTGCTCGGGCTGCACTTCCTCGGGCCGGCGGCCGGCGAGGTCATCCAGGGCTTTGCCGCCGCGCTCAAGTGCGGCCTGACCATGCAGGTGCTGCGCAACACGGTCGGCATCCATCCGACGGTCGCGGAGGAGTTCACCCGGCTCGCCATCACCAAGAGCTCCGGGCTGGACCCGACGCCGGCGACCTGCTGCAGCTAG
- the LOC120905465 gene encoding thioredoxin reductase 1, mitochondrial isoform X1 — MLTTAGSTMLCRVVAQRLLFLQLLHSLDRTVCPPQREEENYEYDLVVIGGGSGGLACAKQAVQLGAKVAVLDFVKPSPRGTKWGLGGTCVNVGCIPKKLMHQASLLGEAIHDSQPYGWQLPDPAAIRHDWATLTESVQNHIKSVNWVTRVDLRDQKVEYVNGLGYFKDDHTVVAVMKNQTERELRAKHVVIAVGGRPRYPDIPGAAEYGITSDDIFSLPQAPGRTLLVGAGYIGLECAGFLKGLGYDVSVMVRSILLRGFDQQMATMVGDSMVEKGIRFHHRSRPLAVEKQPDGRLLVRYETVDEAGTATNGEDVFDTVLFAIGRQAETGTLKLANAGVVTAEGGKSDKLEVDETDHRTNVPHIYAVGDVLYRKPELTPVAIHAGRIIARRLFGGSEERMDYADVATTVFTPLEYGCVGLSEEAAEAAHGKDGIEVYHAYYKPTEFFVPQRSVRYCYLKAVALREGNQRVLGLHFLGPAAGEVIQGFAAALKCGLTMQVLRNTVGIHPTVAEEFTRLAITKSSGLDPTPATCCS; from the exons ATGTTGACGACGGCGGGAAGTACCATGCTGTGTCGGGTAGTGGCGCAGCGCTTGCTTTTCCTGCAGTTGTTGCACTCCTTGGATCGAACCGTTTGCCCACCACAGCGAGAAG AGGAAAACTATGAGTACGATCTGGTGGTGATCGGAGGCGGTTCGGGCGGTCTCGCCTGCGCCAAGCAGGCGGTGCAGCTCGGCGCGAAGGTGGCGGTGCTGGACTTCGTGAAGCCATCGCCGCGCGGCACCAAGTGGGGCCTGGGCGGTACCTGCGTGAACGTGGGCTGCATCCCGAAGAAGCTGATGCACCAGGCGTCCCTGCTCGGCGAGGCGATACACGACTCGCAGCCGTACGGCTGGCAGCTGCCCGACCCGGCCGCGATCCGGCACGACTGGGCGACGCTGACCGAGTCGGTGCAAAACCACATCAAGTCGGTCAACTGGGTGACGCGGGTGGACCTGCGCGACCAGAAGGTGGAGTACGTGAACGGGCTCGGCTACTTCAAGGACGACCACACGGTGGTGGCTGTGATGAAGAACCAAACCGAGCGCGAGCTGCGCGCCAAGCACGTGGTGATTGCGGTCGGCGGTCGGCCCCGCTACCCGGACATTCCCGGCGCGGCCGAGTACGGCATCACGAGCGACGACATCTTCAGCCTGCCGCAGGCGCCCGGCCGCACCCTCCTGGTCGGCGCCGGCTACATCGGGCTCGAGTGTGCCGGCTTCCTCAAGGGGCTCGGGTACGACGTGAGCGTGATGGTGCGGTCGATCCTGCTGCGCGGCTTCGACCAGCAGATGGCCACCATGGTGGGCGATTCGATGGTGGAGAAGGGCATCCGGTTCCATCACCGGTCGCGCCCGCTCGCGGTCGAGAAGCAGCCGGACGGCCGGCTGCTGGTGCGGTACGAGACAGTGGACGAGGCCGGCACCGCCACCAACGGCGAGGACGTGTTCGACACGGTGCTGTTCGCGATCGGGCGCCAGGCCGAGACGGGCACGCTCAAGCTGGCGAACGCGGGCGTCGTCACGGCCGAGGGCGGCAAGTCGGACAAGCTCGAGGTGGACGAGACGGACCACCGGACGAACGTGCCGCACATCTACGCGGTCGGCGACGTGCTGTACCGGAAGCCGGAGCTGACGCCGGTCGCTATCCATGCCGGGCGCATCATCGCCCGCCGCCTGTTCGGCGGCTCGGAGGAGCGCATGGACTACGCGGACGTGGCGACCACCGTCTTCACGCCGCTCGAGTACGGGTGCGTCGGGCTGAGCGAGGAGGCGGCCGAGGCCGCCCACGGCAAGGACGGCATCGAGGTGTACCACGCCTACTACAAGCCGACCGAGTTCTTCGTGCCGCAGCGCTCGGTGCGCTACTGCTACCTGAAGGCGGTGGCGCTGCGCGAGGGCAACCAGCGCGTGCTCGGGCTGCACTTCCTCGGGCCGGCGGCCGGCGAGGTCATCCAGGGCTTTGCCGCCGCGCTCAAGTGCGGCCTGACCATGCAGGTGCTGCGCAACACGGTCGGCATCCATCCGACGGTCGCGGAGGAGTTCACCCGGCTCGCCATCACCAAGAGCTCCGGGCTGGACCCGACGCCGGCGACCTGCTGCAGCTAG
- the LOC120905466 gene encoding C-factor: MNSILITGCNRGLGLGLVKALIGLPAPAPTHIIATYRDPAKSQDLLALAKQHANIVPLQFDVKNFDLYDQFAKDVDAVLQGAGLNVLFNNAGISPKSTRLNFTKQDDLVDTFVVNTVAPIMMTKAFVPLLKKASDANPAAPVGPQRACIVNMSSILGSIEANREGGLYGYRTSKSALNAATKSMSLDLKGHKIMAVAMHPGWVQTDMGGAKAPLTVEQSCAAMVGTLLALNESNNGGFLQYDGKPLPW, from the exons ATGAACAGCATCCTCATTACCGGCTGCAACCGTGGGCTCGGGCTGGGCCTGGTCAAGGCGCTCATCGGGCTGCCGGCCCCGGCACCGACCCACATCATCGCGACGTACCGTGATCCGGCCAAATCGCAG GATCTGCTTGCGCTTGCCAAACAACACGCCAACATCGTTCCCCTCCAGTTCG ATGTGAAAAATTTTGACCTCTACGATCAGTTCGCAAAGGACGTCGATGCGGTCCTGCAGggcgccgggctgaacgtcCTGTTCAACAATGCCGGCATCTCACCGAAGTCGACCCGGCTGAACTTCACCAAGCAGGACGATCTGGTGGACACGTTCGTCGTGAACACGGTCGCGCCGATCATGATGACGAAAGcgttcgtgccgctgctgaagAAAGCGTCCGACGCGAATCCGGCGGCACCGGTCGGTCCGCAGCGCGCCTGCATCGTCAACATGAGCTCGATACTCGGCTCGATCGAGGCGAACCGGGAGGGTGGTCTGTACGGGTACCGTACCTCGAAGTCGGCCCTGAACGCGGCCACCAAATCGATGAGCCTGGATCTGAAGGGCCACAAGATCATGGCGGTCGCAATGCATCCCGGCTGGGTGCAGACGGACATGGGCGGCGCCAAGGCACCGCTGACGGTGGAGCAGAGCTGTGCCGCGATGGTGGGCACGCTGCTCGCCCTGAACGAGTCGAACAACGGCGGTTTCCTGCAGTACGATGGCAAACCGCTACCATGGTAG